One Deltaproteobacteria bacterium DNA segment encodes these proteins:
- a CDS encoding GAF domain-containing protein → MQSPVTPKKNSAKRKNNNLSKISVDESQRLRTRVAKLESLLDVAKAMTAERNLDALLHIILSAAVRVVDADRCTLWIVDRKRNELWTKVAHGLADGACIRVPIGVGIAGQVAQTAKLINIPDAYADERFNREVDKNTGYLTRNLLGVPMYCTTGEVTGVLQALNKKDGPFTSEDEDLLIALGSNAAAAIENALLYEDIDRLFEGFVKASVVAIESRDPTTSGHSERVAKLTVAIAENVDRVTIGTYAALRFSREQIRELRYAALLHDFGKVGVRENVLTKADKLFDSELSIIETRFFALLAQRENQYLKSLIVSLQNGASIPENALIHLNTEMKKIKDLLDFIRQCNKPTVLAAGSFEKLNEIAAITYTDIQNQTKPLLLANELERLSIPKGSLDANERHEIESHVTHTFRFLSLIPWTRSLHDVPQIAYAHHEALDGTGYPRHLEASNIPIQSRIMSIADIYDALTASDRPYKKAVSHELALNIISSDAKKGKLDQDLFDIFVSIGLSCDNIALI, encoded by the coding sequence ATGCAAAGCCCAGTTACCCCCAAAAAAAACAGTGCAAAACGAAAAAACAATAATCTTAGCAAAATAAGCGTAGATGAATCCCAACGACTGCGTACACGCGTAGCTAAGCTTGAAAGCCTATTAGATGTAGCAAAAGCCATGACCGCTGAGCGCAATCTTGACGCACTGCTGCATATAATCCTTAGCGCTGCTGTACGAGTGGTTGATGCTGATCGCTGTACTTTATGGATTGTCGATCGTAAACGTAATGAACTTTGGACCAAAGTTGCACATGGCTTAGCTGACGGCGCTTGCATTAGAGTGCCAATTGGGGTCGGTATAGCCGGGCAAGTCGCACAAACAGCAAAGTTAATAAATATTCCTGATGCCTATGCCGATGAGCGTTTTAATCGAGAAGTAGATAAAAATACCGGCTATCTCACCCGAAATTTGTTAGGCGTACCTATGTATTGCACAACCGGTGAAGTTACCGGCGTCTTGCAAGCGCTAAATAAAAAAGACGGACCTTTCACTTCTGAAGATGAAGATCTGCTTATTGCGCTTGGTTCTAATGCCGCTGCCGCTATTGAAAATGCTTTATTATATGAAGATATTGATCGACTATTTGAAGGATTTGTCAAAGCCTCAGTGGTGGCTATCGAAAGCCGAGATCCCACTACTTCTGGTCACTCTGAGCGTGTAGCAAAACTTACTGTTGCCATTGCTGAAAATGTAGATCGTGTAACTATAGGTACTTATGCCGCTTTGCGCTTCAGTAGAGAGCAAATACGCGAACTACGCTATGCGGCACTACTTCATGATTTTGGTAAAGTTGGCGTACGTGAAAATGTTCTTACAAAAGCTGATAAATTATTTGATAGCGAGTTATCTATAATTGAAACACGCTTTTTTGCGTTGCTAGCACAGCGTGAAAATCAATACTTAAAATCTTTAATTGTTTCTTTGCAAAATGGCGCCTCAATACCTGAAAACGCCCTTATTCATCTCAATACTGAGATGAAAAAAATAAAAGATTTGTTAGATTTTATTCGTCAATGTAATAAGCCGACCGTTTTAGCTGCCGGAAGTTTTGAAAAACTAAATGAAATTGCGGCAATAACTTATACTGATATTCAAAATCAAACCAAGCCCTTATTATTAGCAAATGAATTAGAACGATTATCAATTCCCAAAGGTTCATTAGATGCTAATGAGCGTCATGAAATAGAATCGCACGTTACTCATACTTTTCGTTTTCTATCCCTAATTCCTTGGACACGAAGCTTGCACGATGTTCCCCAAATAGCTTATGCGCATCATGAAGCATTAGATGGTACCGGATATCCACGACATCTCGAAGCTTCAAATATACCTATTCAATCCCGCATAATGTCTATTGCAGATATCTATGATGCACTGACTGCTAGCGATCGCCCCTACAAAAAAGCTGTATCTCATGAGTTGGCGTTAAACATTATTTCGAGTGATGCAAAAAAAGGGAAACTTGATCAAGATCTATTTGATATATTTGTATCTATCGGTTTATCATGCGATAATATCGCTTTAATTTAA